AAAACTTTTTTGTGTTGTCCTTTTTTTTGATAGACAACCGGTGCTAAAATTTGAATCTTCGTGCGCTCTGGTAAAGTTAAGACTTCGTCTACCATTTGCTCGACCGATTGACTCGTAATTTCAATATGATCATTGGGACAAATTGGGTGTCCGACACGAGCATACAATAAACGCAAATAATCATTAATTTCTGTAACAGTCCCCACTGTAGAGCGGGGATTTTTACTTGTTGTTTTTTGATCGATAGAAATAGCCGGACTCAGCCCATCAATGCTATCAACATCTGGCTTGTCCATTTGCCCTAAAAATTGTCTTGCATAAGCAGACAAACTTTCGACATAACGTCTTTGCCCTTCAGCATATAATGTATCAAAGGCAAGTGAACTTTTCCCCGAACCAGACAGCCCGGTCACTACGACAAGTTCATCCCGAGGGATTGTAACATCAATATTTTTTAAATTATGGGCTCTGGCGCCATGAATTATAATTTTATCATTTGCCATATTTTTACTCCTTAATGAGATAAAAAGCGCCAAAAGACGCTCCAATCTCAATTTATTCTGTTGCTTTCAATTCTAAAATAGTATCCCGTAAAGTCGCTGCTGTCTCGAAATCTAACGCTTTAGCAGCATCTTTCATTTCTTTTTCCAACTTAATTAACAAGATATCTTTTTCTTCTTTAGTTAATTCATCGTAATTTGCCAAAGTAACCTCTTCACCGGCAGCATCACTAGCTTTGGTGATGGCAATTAGATCACGAATCTCTTTAATAATTGTCTTAGGTACAATACCGTGATCTTTGTTATATTTTTCCTGAATACTCCGACGGCGAGCAGTTTCGTTCATCGCTTTTTGCATAGAGTCGGTGATTTTATCCGCATACATAATAACTTTACCCTCGGAATTACGGGCGGCACGGCCAATTGTCTGTACTAAAGAACGCTCACTTCTTAAAAATCCCTCTTTGTCGGCATCTAAAATGGCAACTAAAGACACTTCTGGTACGTCTAAACCTTCTCGTAATAGGTTAATCCCTACTAACACATCAAATTTACCCAAACGTAAATCTCGAATAATTTCTGTCCGCTCCAATGTTTTAATATCACTGTGAAGGTACTTAACTTTAATCCCAAGTTCTTTAAAATAGTCCGTTAAGTCTTCTGACATTTTCTTTGTCAGCGTTGTAACAAAGACCCGTTCATCTTTGGCAGAACGTTCATTAATCTCTCCAACTAAATCGTCAATCTGTCCCATAATTGGTCTAACTTCAATCAACGGATCCAACAACCCAGTCGGACGAATAATTTGTTGTACTACTGTATCTGTTTGCTCCTCTTCATATGGACCCGGTGTAGCTGATACATAAATAATCTGATTAACATGTTCTTCAAATTCTTCTAGTCGAAGGGGACGATTGTCTAAAGCAGAAGGTAGGCGAAAACCATAATCTACCAGCATTTGTTTGCGTGCTCTATCCCCATTATACATTCCGCGGATTTGTGGCATAGTCACGTGGGATTCATCGATAACAATCAGAAAGTCATCTGGAAAAAAGTCAATTAAAGTATAAGGTGGCTCCCCTTCTTTACGACCGTCTAAATGTCGTGAATAGTTTTCAATTCCAGAAGTATAACCCATTTCTCGTAACATTTCGATGTCATAATTCGTTCGCTGTTCCAATCGCTGTGCTTCTAGTAATTGATTATTCTCTCTTAAAACTTTTAATCTTAAGTCCAATTCTTTTTGGATTGAAGCAATCGCTGTCTCTAAATGATCGTCATTGGTGACAAAGTGTGTTGCCGGAAAAATAGAAACATGTTCTGTCTCTGCTATTATTTCACCAGTTAGTGCATCAACTTCGCGAATTCGATCAATTTCATCACCAAAAAACTCGATCCGTAATGCCCGTTCGTCTCTTGAAGCAGGGAAAATCTCTACCACGTCACCTCGAACCCGAAAGCGACCGCGTTGAAAATCAATATCATTACGCTCAAATTGGATCTCTACTAAATCTCTCAACAGCTGATCTCGGCTAATCTGCATTCCCACTCGCAAAGAAACAACTTGTTTTTGATACTCCATGGGTGAGCCTAAACCAAAAATACATGAAACAGAAGCTACTACCACAACATCATTACGTTCCAAAAGGGCACTCGTTGCGGAATGGCGTAATTTATCAATCTCGTCATTAATACTTGAATCTTTTTCGATATAAGTGTCAGAAGATGGAACATAAGCCTCTGGTTGGTAGTAATCATAGTAACTAACGAAGTACTCAACAGCATTATCAGGAAAAAATTCTTTAAACTCCCCATATAACTGACCTGCTAAAGTTTTGTTATGGGCAATAATTAAAGTCGGTTTATTAACCTCTTTAATAACATTTGAAATAGTATACGTTTTCCCAGTACCGGTAGCACCCAACAATACTTGCGCTTTTTTTCCCGCATTAACACCTGCTACTAGTTGGCTAATCGCTTCTGGTTGATCACCGGCCGGCTCATATTTTGAAACCAAGTTAAATTGATTGGAGGTTACTCGATCAATCATTCACATCTTCCTCCTTAAAAATATTTTATTCCTACAAAAATTGTATTCTTTTCCTACATAAAAGAAAATAAATACGCATTTTATCCACGAAATATTTTACCATACCGAACATATTTTCGCTAGTTTTCTGCCACCTTTGAATCTTTTCTTAATGTTACTTTTCGTGACATGGGTTGTAACTTTTTTGAGACTTTTTTTCTCATAATTAGCAAAAAACATTGTTAACTAACCAATTACTGAATATAATATTTCATATGTAAATTTTTATATGCCGTTAAAACTTAGCTCTCTGCGTTTTCGCAGATAGAAGTTTTTTAACATCTATTTAATAGGAGGAATTATTTATGAAAAGAAAACTGATCTTATGTTTATCTTTTTTGGCAGGTTTTTTAACTTTAGCTGTCAATAAACCCGCTGCTGCGGCAGAGGAAACATACAAAATCGGAACAGATATCACATTTGCCCCTTTTGAATTTCAAAACGAGCAAAATGAATATGTTGGAATTGATATTGACTTACTTAATGCCATCGCCAAAGATCAAGGATTTAAAATTGAACTAAAACCGCTAGGCTTTGACAGCTCGATTCAAGGCGTTCAGTCCAATCAATTAGACGGTATGATTGCTGGAATGAGTATCACTGACGAACGCAAAAAATCCTTTGATTTTTCAGATCCTTATTATGATAGTGGCATTCAAATGGCCGTTGCCAAAGATGATACCAAAATTAAAAATTACACTGACCTAAAGGGAAAAACGGTTGGTGCAAAAGTCGGAACTGAATCTGCAACGTTCTTAGAAGAAAATAAAGAAAAATACAATTACAGTATCAAATTGTATGATGCAGCTGATGCTTTATACGGTTCACTAAATAACAATACAGTACAAGCGATTTTTGATGACGAACCAGTCTTAGGCTATGCTATTACCCAAGGTCAACCCTTGCAATTAGTTGGGGATAAAGAAAAAGGGAATTCATATGGTTTTGCAGTAAAAAAAGATCAAAATGCAGCGTTGCTAAAAAAATTCAATGCAGGATTAAAAGATTTAAAAGCTAATGGTGATTACGACAAAATCGTGGCAAAGTACGTTGCCAAAAGTGACGCTAATACCGCCAATGTTGAGATGAAAAAAATTGAACCGAAAAAAGAAGAATATGTAATTGCTAGTGATACAGCATTTGCCCCCTTTGAATTTCAAAATACAGATAATAAGTATGAAGGTATTGATGTTGATTTACTAAATAGAGCAGCCGAACTGCAAGGTTTTAAATTAAAGTGGAATCATATTGGTTTTGCTGGTGCCGTCCAAGCTGTTCAAGGTAATCAAGCGGATGCCATGATTGCAGGAATGACCATTACCGACGAACGTAAACAAAGTTTTGATTTTTCTAATCCTTATTTTGAATCAGGAATCCAGTTAGCGATTAAAAAAGGAAATACCGAAATCAAAAGTTATGATGATTTAAAAGGTAAAAAAGTTGGCGCAAAAATTGGAACTGAAAGTGCCGATTTTCTTCAAAAAAACAAAGAAAAATACGGCTATACCATTAAACAATACGATACTGCTGATGGACTTTATGATTCTGTCCGTGGTGGTCAAATCGATGCCATTATGGATGACTATCCTGTAATTGGTTATGCCATTAGCCAAGGACAAAAACTAACTACCCCAATCAAACGTGAAAGTGGTGGTTCATATGGCTTTGCTGTTAAAAAAGGGCAATCTCCTGAACTTTTAGAGATGTTTAACGAAGCTTTAAAAGAAATGAAAAAAACTGGGGAATATGACAAAATTTTAGACAAATACATCGCTGATGGTAATGAACAAAAAAAAGCTACAGTGGATGAATCAACCATTGCTGGTTTGTTGAAAAACAACTGGAAAGTTTTACTTGAAGGTTTGTGGAAAACAATTTCACTTGCTTTAATTTCCTTTGTTTTGGCGCTGATAATTGGGGTTATTTTTGGCCTCTTTAGTGTGGCACCGGTAAAAGGATTACGTATTTTTGCTTCGATCTACGTTGATATTATCCGAGGAATACCAATGATGGTACTTGCTTTCTTTATCTTCTTTGGATTATCTGACGCAATTGGTTTTACCATTCCAGACTATACTGCTGGAGTTATCACATTAACTCTAAACGCAAGTGCCTATATTGCGGAGATTGTCCGCGGGGGTATTAATGCAGTTCCTGTGGGCCAAATGGAAGCTTCCCGTAGTTTGGGCTTAGGTTACACACACACCATGCGAAAAATTATTTTACCACAAGCTATTAAAATTATGATTCCATCTTTTGTTAACCAATTTGTTATTTCATTAAAAGACACAACCATTATTTCTGTTATTGGGGTTGTTGAATTGCTACAAACTGGTAAGATCATCGTGGCCCGTAATATGCAAAGTACTTATGTCTACTTAATCATTGGCGTAATGTATTTAATCGTAATTACAGCCTTAACGCGACTAGCGAAAGTATTAGAAAAGAAGGTGAAATAAAATGGCAGAAAAAATAAAAGTAACCAACTTGGTCAAAAAATATGGTGATAATACCGTTTTAAATGATATGAGCATTACAATTAACGAAGGAGAAGTTGTTTGTGTCATCGGGCCCTCTGGTTCCGGTAAAAGCACATTTTTACGTTGTTTAAATCGGCTGGAAGAACCAACCAGTGGGGATATCGAAATTGACGGTACTCACTTAATGGCAAAAGAAACTAACATTAATAAAGTTCGCCAACATATCGGGATGGTATTCCAACACTTCAATTTGTTTCCACACCTATCTGTAATGCAAAATATTACTTTGGCTCCTACCGATCTTGGTCGGATGTCAAAAACTGATGCCGAAAAAAAAGCAGTTAGTTTATTGGAAACTGTCGGCTTAGCTGACAAAAAAGATGCGCTACCAGGTAGTTTATCCGGTGGACAAAAACAACGCGTCGCAATTGCCCGTGCTTTAGCAATGAATCCAGACATTATGCTATTTGACGAACCAACCTCTGCGCTTGATCCAGAAATGGTCGGCGATGTTTTAAACGTTATGAAAAAATTAGCCAAACAAGGCATGACTATGGTCATTGTTACTCACGAGATGGGGTTTGCAAAAGAAGTTGCCAATCGCGTTTTATTTTGTGACGGTGGCAAATTTTTGGAAGATGGTACACCAGATGAAGTTTTTAATAATCCAACTAACCCTCGAACCAAAGACTTTTTAGATAAAGTTTTAAATGTTTAAACGATAAAAGCAATCATTCATATGAGTAATCCTCAGCTGAATGATTGCTTTTTTTACTTTTGATTTTGATAGATGTGTACAATCTTTTGTCTTTTCATGTAAAAGGTTATTAATGTTCAGTACCACCAACCATTTTAATATCCTCCTTGCTATGAGTAACTACTGCTGCAATTGCTGCTGTTAAACCAATTACCATGTCATTTAAATTCATTGCAGGCTGTTGTGGTTTGCCAACAACCTGTTCGAAAATAAACGGTACATGAATAAAGCCACCTTTCAAACTCGGATATTTTTTATCAATTAAGTATTGAACATAATACATAACGTAGTTACATACATAAGTACCTGCAGTATAAGAAACTTCAGCTGGAATTTTTTCTGCTTGCATGGCAGCTACCATGGCCTTTACCGGTAATTGGGTAAAATACGCTGTTTTCCCATCAGAAAATATTGTTTTGTCTAACGGTTGATATCCCGCATTATCCGCGATACGCGCATCCGCTAGATTAATCGCTACTTTTTCAGGAGTAATTGCAAAACGCCCCCCAGCCTGACCAATATTAATTACGACATCCGGCTGATTTTCTTTAATAGCTTTTTCAATAGTTAGACCAACTTTTTCAAATACTGT
The genomic region above belongs to Enterococcus saigonensis and contains:
- the uvrB gene encoding excinuclease ABC subunit UvrB, encoding MIDRVTSNQFNLVSKYEPAGDQPEAISQLVAGVNAGKKAQVLLGATGTGKTYTISNVIKEVNKPTLIIAHNKTLAGQLYGEFKEFFPDNAVEYFVSYYDYYQPEAYVPSSDTYIEKDSSINDEIDKLRHSATSALLERNDVVVVASVSCIFGLGSPMEYQKQVVSLRVGMQISRDQLLRDLVEIQFERNDIDFQRGRFRVRGDVVEIFPASRDERALRIEFFGDEIDRIREVDALTGEIIAETEHVSIFPATHFVTNDDHLETAIASIQKELDLRLKVLRENNQLLEAQRLEQRTNYDIEMLREMGYTSGIENYSRHLDGRKEGEPPYTLIDFFPDDFLIVIDESHVTMPQIRGMYNGDRARKQMLVDYGFRLPSALDNRPLRLEEFEEHVNQIIYVSATPGPYEEEQTDTVVQQIIRPTGLLDPLIEVRPIMGQIDDLVGEINERSAKDERVFVTTLTKKMSEDLTDYFKELGIKVKYLHSDIKTLERTEIIRDLRLGKFDVLVGINLLREGLDVPEVSLVAILDADKEGFLRSERSLVQTIGRAARNSEGKVIMYADKITDSMQKAMNETARRRSIQEKYNKDHGIVPKTIIKEIRDLIAITKASDAAGEEVTLANYDELTKEEKDILLIKLEKEMKDAAKALDFETAATLRDTILELKATE
- a CDS encoding amino acid ABC transporter substrate-binding protein/permease — encoded protein: MKRKLILCLSFLAGFLTLAVNKPAAAAEETYKIGTDITFAPFEFQNEQNEYVGIDIDLLNAIAKDQGFKIELKPLGFDSSIQGVQSNQLDGMIAGMSITDERKKSFDFSDPYYDSGIQMAVAKDDTKIKNYTDLKGKTVGAKVGTESATFLEENKEKYNYSIKLYDAADALYGSLNNNTVQAIFDDEPVLGYAITQGQPLQLVGDKEKGNSYGFAVKKDQNAALLKKFNAGLKDLKANGDYDKIVAKYVAKSDANTANVEMKKIEPKKEEYVIASDTAFAPFEFQNTDNKYEGIDVDLLNRAAELQGFKLKWNHIGFAGAVQAVQGNQADAMIAGMTITDERKQSFDFSNPYFESGIQLAIKKGNTEIKSYDDLKGKKVGAKIGTESADFLQKNKEKYGYTIKQYDTADGLYDSVRGGQIDAIMDDYPVIGYAISQGQKLTTPIKRESGGSYGFAVKKGQSPELLEMFNEALKEMKKTGEYDKILDKYIADGNEQKKATVDESTIAGLLKNNWKVLLEGLWKTISLALISFVLALIIGVIFGLFSVAPVKGLRIFASIYVDIIRGIPMMVLAFFIFFGLSDAIGFTIPDYTAGVITLTLNASAYIAEIVRGGINAVPVGQMEASRSLGLGYTHTMRKIILPQAIKIMIPSFVNQFVISLKDTTIISVIGVVELLQTGKIIVARNMQSTYVYLIIGVMYLIVITALTRLAKVLEKKVK
- a CDS encoding amino acid ABC transporter ATP-binding protein, yielding MAEKIKVTNLVKKYGDNTVLNDMSITINEGEVVCVIGPSGSGKSTFLRCLNRLEEPTSGDIEIDGTHLMAKETNINKVRQHIGMVFQHFNLFPHLSVMQNITLAPTDLGRMSKTDAEKKAVSLLETVGLADKKDALPGSLSGGQKQRVAIARALAMNPDIMLFDEPTSALDPEMVGDVLNVMKKLAKQGMTMVIVTHEMGFAKEVANRVLFCDGGKFLEDGTPDEVFNNPTNPRTKDFLDKVLNV
- the pcp gene encoding pyroglutamyl-peptidase I, which encodes MKILITGFDPFGKEKINPALEVVRRLPDEILEAKIIKLEIPTVFEKVGLTIEKAIKENQPDVVINIGQAGGRFAITPEKVAINLADARIADNAGYQPLDKTIFSDGKTAYFTQLPVKAMVAAMQAEKIPAEVSYTAGTYVCNYVMYYVQYLIDKKYPSLKGGFIHVPFIFEQVVGKPQQPAMNLNDMVIGLTAAIAAVVTHSKEDIKMVGGTEH